From a single Arachis hypogaea cultivar Tifrunner chromosome 3, arahy.Tifrunner.gnm2.J5K5, whole genome shotgun sequence genomic region:
- the LOC140183671 gene encoding uncharacterized protein: MRFTEAAMQIPDLNPEVQLHAIKSGIRPGKFQEAIAVAKPKTLEEFREKAQDQIEIEELREARKSEKPTKKEEERPQWPSSKDIRKPFKLAPKFDTYTKFNTRREDIIKEILHNKFIKPPVRAGSYQDQKYVDKSKHCAFHQKFGHTTDECIVAKDLLERLARQGLLDKYVSTRKQREERESRHKQVETPPSKGIINYISRGFAGGGSTTSARKRSYRAMMAMEESQPERQTSTPISRINFSTADFKSTCLNLDDPVVISIHMGELTVKKVLLDPGSSADVLFYSTFKKMHFSDNALQPSPGELVGFSGEKVSVSGYIWIRTTIGEPPYNKTLDIQFLVVDCPSPYNIILGRPSLNAFGAIVSTVHFCVKFPLQNNVVGTVYADHKEARQCYNASLKAVKKEEMPRIHTVYNSEDIPTLAELDPRNDNSRPTPMDDLEKVKLGDENQRFTNIGSAFIADHKADLVTILKTNADLFAWTPADMPGIDPNFICHKLPVNPSARPIRQKKRNLGDERRKAAEVETKKLLEAGFIRELRFSAWLANIVMVRKSSGKWRMCVDFTDLNKACPKDGYPLPNIDRLVDNTSGFPVLSFMDAYSGYNQILMHLEDEEKMAFVTDQGNFCYKVMPFGLKNAGATYQRLMDKVFKNQIGRNIEIYVDDMVVKSTSEEQHKHDLNEIFGQLRKHNMRLNPDKCAFGVKGGKFLGFLLTNKGIEANPDKCLAVINMQSPRNKKEVQQLTGRLAALSRFLPAAAEKSHHFFNTLKKSDQFTWTKECEEAFTKFKNTLGSPPILKKPEQGKPLHLFLSISTNTISSVLVTDDKEQHPVYFISKVLHGAETRYPMIEKLAFRLIITARRLRHYFQEYRIIVRTNQPLRQVLAKPDLGGRLTKWSVELSEFDITYQSRGSPQAQALADFISEFTNEEEPKSWKLYVDGASNDNGCGAGILLKDKQGVHAEQSIKFQFQATNNQAEYEALLAGLKLAKEIQVPSL; encoded by the coding sequence ATGCGGTTCACAGAGGCGGCCATGCAAATCCCCGACCTTAACCCCGAAGTACAGCTGCACGCCATCAAAAGTGGTATCCGCCCTGGAAAGTtccaagaggccatagcagtagCAAAACCGAAAACGCTGGAAGAATTCCGAGAAAAAGCTCAGGATCAGATTGAAATTGAAGAACTCAGGGAAGCACGAAAGAGCGAGAAGCCaaccaaaaaagaagaagaaaggcctCAATGGCCCTCAAGCAAAGACATCAGAAAACCATTCAAATTAGCACCAAAATTTGACACATATACAAAATTCAACACAAGGAGGGAAGACATAATCAAAGAAATTCTGCACAATAAATTCATCAAACCACCAGTCCGGGCAGGATCGTACCAAGATCAGAAATATGTCGATAAAAGCAAGCACTGCGCCTTTCACCAAAAGTTCGGTCATACAACAGATGAGTGCATCGTGGCAAAAGATCTGCTGGAGAGGCTGGCCAGACAAGGACTCCTAGACAAATACGTCTCAACAAGAAAGCaacgagaagaaagagaaagcagGCATAAACAAGTCGAAACACCCCCATCCAAAGGAATTATTAACTACATCTCAAGAGGCTTTGCTGGCGGGGGGAGTACTACCTCGGCAAGAAAAAGAAGTTACCGAGCAATGATGGCAATGGAAGAATCTCAGCCAGAACGACAAACATCAACTCCGATCTCTCGCATCAACTTCAGCACGGCCGACTTCAAATCAACCTGTCTGAACTTAGATGACCCAGTTGTTATCTCAATTCACATGGGAGAATTAACAGTAAAGAAGGTCCTACTCGACCCAGGAAGCAGTGCCGACGTCCTTTTCTATTCAACCTTCAAAAAGATGCACTTTAGTGACAACGCACTACAGCCATCACCCGGAGAATTGGTAGGGTTCTCCGGGGAAAAGGTTTCGGTATCCGGGTATATCTGGATAAGAACAACAATTGGAGAACCTCCATACAACAAAACACTTGACATCCAATTCCTAGTAGTCGACTGTCCCagcccttataatatcattctagGGCGTCCATCACTTAACGCTTTTGGAGCCATTGTTTCAACTGTTCATTTTTGTGTGAAATTTCCTTTGCAGAACAATGTCGTAGGGACAGTATATGCTGACCACAAGGAAGCAAGACAATGCTACAACGCAAGCCTCAAAGCAGTAAAAAAGGAAGAAATGCCTCGGATTCACACTGTATACAATTCCGAGGACATACCAACTCTGGCGGAATTGGACCCTCGAAATGACAACAGTCGTCCCACACCCATGGACGACCTTGAAAAGGTAAAATTAGGTGATGAGAATCAACGATTTACTAACATAGGTTCCGCTTTCATTGCAGATCATAAGGCCGACCTTGTCACAATACTAAAGACAAATGCCGATCTTTTCGCATGGACACCGGCAGACATGCCCGGTATTGATCCTAACTTCATCTGCCATAAGCTGCCCGTCAACCCTAGCGCCCGACCTATACGACAAAAGAAGAGGAATCTGGGAGATGAAAGAAGAAAGGCAGCCGAGGTGGAAACCAAAAAACTATTGGAAGCAGGCTTTATCCGAGAACTCCGATTCTCAGCATGGTTGGCAAACATCGTAATGGTGAGGAAAAGCTCGGGAAAGTGGCGCATGTGCGTGGACTTTACCGACTTAAACAAAGCGTGCCCTAAGGATGGCTACCCACTCCCCAACATAGACAGATTGGTGGATAACACCTCGGGTTTTCCAGTACTTAGCTTTATGGATGCctattcaggctacaatcaaattCTCATGCACCTAGAAGACGAAGAAAAAATGGCATTCGTCACGGATCAAGGAAATTTCTGCTACAAGGTCATGCCCTTCGGGTTAAAGAACGCGGGGGCAACATATCAACGGCTAATGGACAAagtcttcaaaaatcaaattggGAGAAATATCGAAATATATGTAGATGACATGGTCGTAAAGTCGACCTCTGAAGAACAGCACAAGCACGACCTGAACGAGATATTCGGACAACTCAGAAAGCATAATATGCGGCTGAATCCAGACAAGTGCGCTTTTGGAGTCAAAGGAGGCAAGTTCCTTGGCTTCTTACTAACAAACAAAGGGATAGAGGCAAACCCCGACAAATGTCTTGCAGTAATCAACATGCAGTCTCCTCGGAACAAGAAGGAAGTCCAGCAACTCACAGGACGGTTAGCAGCTCTTTCTCGTTTCTTACCAGCAGCAGCAGAAAAGTCACATCACTTCTTTAATACCTTAAAGAAGTCGGATCAATTTACTTGGACGAAGGAATGTGAAGAAGCCttcacaaaattcaaaaacacctTAGGATCGCCGCCAATATTGAAAAAACCAGAGCAAGGTAAACCTCTACACctatttctttcaatttcaactAACACAATCAGTTCAGTACTTGTAACAGATGACAAAGAACAACACCCAGTATACTTCATAAGTAAGGTCCTACATGGTGCAGAAACAAGATACCCGATGATTGAAAAACTAGCATTTAGGTTAATTATCACAGCTAGGAGGCTGCGCCACTACTTTCAGGAATACCGAATTATAGTTCGGACTAATCAACCACTCCGGCAAGTTTTAGCCAAACCCGACTTAGGCGGAAGGCTGACAAAGTGGTCAGTCGAACTCTCAGAATTCGACATCACTTATCAATCCAGAGGATCCCCACAGGCCCAAGCCTTGGCCGACTTTATCTCAGAATTTACAAATGAAGAAGAACCAAAATCATGGAAATTGTACGTAGATGGAGCGTCCAATGACAACGGATGTGGTGCAGGAATACTACTAAAAGATAAACAAGGAGTACATGCAGAACAGTCAATCAAATTTCAGTTCCAAGCAACaaataaccaagcagaatacgaggcaTTACTAGCAGGACTTAAGCTCGCAAAGGAAATCCAAGTGCCGAGCTTATAG